GTCATTCTGGCATCTCACTGACTCAGGATTTCCGAGGCTGCGCTTAATCCAGCACCCATGGATCCCTTATGCAGGCCGAGCGATTGCAGAACTGATTCGATTGCTGCCACCGCCATCAGCAAATCCCGGTCGCAGACAAATCCAAGATGTCCGATACGGAACACCTTGCCTTTGAGATGGTCTTGGCCACCAGCGAGCAGAATGTGATATCGCTCTTTCACAGCCTTGCGTAACTGTTCGGCATCGATGCCATCGGGTGCTACTGCGGTGATGGCAGGACTGCTGTGGCCTTCTGCGGCGAACAGCGGCAGACCGATGGCCTTCATGGCTGCCAAGGTGGCATTGCTGTGCTTTGCATGCCTGGAAATAATTGATTCCAGACCTTCGGCTTGCATCATCTCCAATGCTGCTTCCAGAGCGAAATAGAGATTCACTGCTGGGGTGAAGGGATTGCTGTTTTTGGCGGCCGTTTTCCTGTAAGGGCCAAGGTCCAGATAGAACTTCGGCAGATCGGAACGTTCGTAGGCCTTCCAGGCTCGTTCGCTCAAGGCAACGAAGCTCAGGCCGGGGGGCATCATGTAGCCCTTTTGGGATCCGGAGGCAACAACATCCAAGCCCCAGGTATCCATCGGAACATTGGCAGCTCCAAGACTGGTGACGCAGTCAGCAATGGTGAGGGCCGTGCCGTGGGCTCTTACATGGCCACTGATGGTCTCAAGGTCATTGATCACTCCGGTGGAGGTTTCGGAGTGGGTGAGGATCACAGCCTTGATCGATTTGGCAGTGTCGGCTTCCAGTGCGCTGCGAAATGCGTCTGGATCGAGGGGTTGACCCCATTCGGCTTTGATCACTTCCACATCCAGGCCGTAGGCCTTTGCCACTTTCACCCAGCGTTCACCGAACTTGCCGTTATCACCACAGAGCACCTTGTCTCCACGGCTGAGCGTGTTGATGATGCCCGCCTCCATTGAGGCAGTGCCGCTACCGGTGATCACGAGCACATCGCTGCTGGTCTGATGCAGCCAGCGCAGCTGCGCATTGGTGCGTTCCACCACGGCCTGGAATTCGCTGCTGCGATGGCCAATCGGGTGACGGCCCATGGCCTTGAGCACTGTTTCGGGCACCGGAGTGGGTCCCGGGATCATCAGGGTGAGCTTTTCCTGCACGGGCGCAAGGGGGTGCCAATCGTTCATTCTAAAAAATGATCTGCATGGCCTCCCATCGCCACAACATCCGCCTTTCCCGGAACCGGGTTGACTCTGCCTGTCTGGGTGGCGGCGGCGGCGCGCGCTGCGGCGCTTGTACTGGCTGGGTCTGCCGTACCCGAAAGTGTTGACCTCAGGATCCCTTCTGAGCAAGGAGTGCGTCGGGTGGAGGTGCATGCGGCATCGCTGCTGGATGGCAGTCAGAAGGCACTGGCGATCAGCATCTGTGATCCCGGTGCTGGTTTGGATCTCACCCGCGGCCTGGAGATCTGGGTGCTTGTAAGCCGAAGCTCCTCCAGAAAGGGATTGCAGATCCGCGCCGGCGAGGGCGTTGGTCGGCTGGAGGACGACGGTTCACTTTGTATTTCTGGTTTCGCCCGAGAGTTGCTTGAGCTCAATCTCAGCGATCTGTTGCCGGTTTTGGGCGGCCTGGACGTGGAGGTGGTGTTGCCGCGTGGTCGGGAGTTGGCACTGCGAACCAGCAATTCCGCTTTCGGTGTGGTTGAGGGTCTCGCCTTGATTGGCACCCAGGCGGAGGTGCAGACCAGTGCTTCCCCTGATCAGTTGCAGTTGGCTCGTGAGCGGTTGCGTGAGCTCACGGATCAGACCGGTTTCGCAGGTCGGTTGACGCTTGTCATCGGTGAAAACGGTTTGGATCTGGCGCAGCAGCTGGGACTGTCCGATCAGCAGCCGCTATTGAAGTCAGGAAACTGGATCGGGCCCCTGTTGGTGGCTGCTGCTGAATCCGGAGTACAGCAGCTGCTCGTGCTCGGTTACCACGGAAAACTGATCAAATTGGCAGGAGGGATCTTTCACACCCACCACCACCTCGCTGATGCACGCCTGGAGG
Above is a window of Synechococcus sp. BIOS-E4-1 DNA encoding:
- a CDS encoding alanine--glyoxylate aminotransferase family protein encodes the protein MQEKLTLMIPGPTPVPETVLKAMGRHPIGHRSSEFQAVVERTNAQLRWLHQTSSDVLVITGSGTASMEAGIINTLSRGDKVLCGDNGKFGERWVKVAKAYGLDVEVIKAEWGQPLDPDAFRSALEADTAKSIKAVILTHSETSTGVINDLETISGHVRAHGTALTIADCVTSLGAANVPMDTWGLDVVASGSQKGYMMPPGLSFVALSERAWKAYERSDLPKFYLDLGPYRKTAAKNSNPFTPAVNLYFALEAALEMMQAEGLESIISRHAKHSNATLAAMKAIGLPLFAAEGHSSPAITAVAPDGIDAEQLRKAVKERYHILLAGGQDHLKGKVFRIGHLGFVCDRDLLMAVAAIESVLQSLGLHKGSMGAGLSAASEILSQ
- the cbiD gene encoding cobalt-precorrin-5B (C(1))-methyltransferase CbiD; its protein translation is MATTSAFPGTGLTLPVWVAAAARAAALVLAGSAVPESVDLRIPSEQGVRRVEVHAASLLDGSQKALAISICDPGAGLDLTRGLEIWVLVSRSSSRKGLQIRAGEGVGRLEDDGSLCISGFARELLELNLSDLLPVLGGLDVEVVLPRGRELALRTSNSAFGVVEGLALIGTQAEVQTSASPDQLQLARERLRELTDQTGFAGRLTLVIGENGLDLAQQLGLSDQQPLLKSGNWIGPLLVAAAESGVQQLLVLGYHGKLIKLAGGIFHTHHHLADARLEVLAALAVQQDLSLESIRALLQAASIEQAWGWLQAHDREQAMALWMAVAEAVEGRSEAYLKRYGCTGMHVGAALFNRERQLHWAGPEGRLMLRHCGLQLHPVAADSGQGPSLR